The DNA sequence GTGATTTACATTTTCAATCACAGTAGGTGGGAAAAACTGATCAACTGCGCCTTCACCTATATGGCCAACACTTCCCCGAACAACAAACTTTGCTCCTTTGTCTAAGGCATCATTTACAAGGTATTGAAGCCTTTCAGAGTGCTCTTGCAAACATATAGCTCCCATATCATATCTTCCAGTAAGTGGTGGTCCCTACAAAAGAAGATAAACTGACAGAATGAGGAGTTTGAATATTAAGTTCTTATAAATGCACAACTCTTATTGAACCCATGTTTAAGTATACGTTGTATAACTATCTCCACAGAACTAGCTGgataatttttcattaatttttcccGACCATTCCAGCCTATGTGATTATGAACCTGGGAAGGCAAGTCTGCATATGGCTGACATTGTAACTAAAAGAATATGTAGTACATATAAATGCTAACTGTAAAATCAAACTTCACTGAAAtcacaacaaagaaaaaaagttgtAAGACAACCTAAAGATTCAGCTTCGGGACAAAACATGTTGATAGGGACATACTTACAGCAGAAACAGATTTTACAATCTTGGAAACTTGACTGACAAATGAAGAATAAATCTTCTCATGAACATAAAATCTCTCTGCCCCAGCACAGTTCTGTCCACTTGACTGAAGAACAGCTCTCACGGCAATTTGGGAAACCTAAATTGAGTAGTTAGGTTAATATGATGTTCtggaatataaaaaattataatccaAAATATCCTTCATATTAAATTTCCATGTCTGATAAACATCATGAAGGTAGGAAAAAAATCATACATGTTCCACATCTACATCTTCACAAACAATGAATGCATCTTTCCCACCAAGTTCAAGTGTAACTGGTGTAAGATTCTCAGCAGCACTTTTCATTATCTGCAGAAATAGCAGAAGTGAAAGTTGGAAGTGAGAAGCCCACTCGAGGAattaaacaagaacaagaaatccATCCAATCAGGCAAAAGAAGATCATACCATCTTACCCACACCAGGCGATCCAACAAATATTATCTTGTCAACAGAAGACACCAGTGCTTCTCCAGTTTCAGCAAACCTAGTGAGGAAGAAAAGGTTAGATCATAAGGAGACAGTTAAACAAGACGAGAGAAAGAAACAACCGCTGCCCAACCAAAAATGGAAAATCAATACCCTGTTACAACGTCAACTAAATTTTCAGGTGCTCCTACAGCAGCAAGGGCCGACTGGATTATTCGGAGGTAGAAACAACCAGACCAGCTTGCATGTTCTGAAACCTGCAATTACAAGCATATGGTTCTCTGTCAAATTAACAAATAATCTTCAGTGCAAATCATTAGAAGATAAATTATGTCTATCTACTTTTCTCGCGAGCCACTTTCTAAGGATATATAGCCTAAATCCCCAGCAACTAATAATAGCTAACACAGATATGCGATGTTTAGACAGCCACCAAGTCAAATGGAATAAGGTATTACGGATATAGAGACAAGTGCAGATAGTGATTAATTAAAATAACAGTGGACATTCTAGCAATAACTACCTTAATCACAATGCTGTTTCCAGAAAACACCGCCGCCAACattggattaaaaatattatgaaaAGGATAATTCCATGACACAATAGCACCAACGACTCCAAGGGGATGGAATTCCACTTTGGATCTCTTGTGAAGCATTGACCTTCCGCAACATCTGAAAATTTTGTCACGAACAATAATCACAATACAGTGCATTTTTATGTCCATTGGTGGAAGTGAATCTATGTTGCCTAAAAACCGTTAAAAAAACTCCTTACATGGGTTAAAAAGAAGGACAAAAAAATTGGATAGAAATGGCAAAATTGATACGAAGAAGGTGCATGTCTGAAAAAGAGTATAGTATAAAAACTaaacataaatataaaaatcTGGAAGGTAGTGGTACAGGTATCATTCAAGTCTGCAAACATCACGAAACATATATCAGTGATACTGCAATTGAACAAACCATGTTGAAGATGGCCAACAAGGTATTTACCACAGCAGACAGTTATGTTACTCAAATTAACAGAGATCAGATAAGATATAGAAAATGTAAACAAAGCAGAAGAAAAATACCGGTATTCAGGCTTTAGCCAACGCTCACCCTCTGAAAGGAGCCAAGTGATCTTCTCACATGTTGTCATTATCTCCCCTAGAGAGGCATCCACCATTGTCTTTCCCGTATCACGTGAAGATATTctaaacaaaattttatatatgtaagtaCACAAACTAATCTCGATTAATAGTCTACCACAATAAAAAGACACTAAATGAGAAACCCATGTAAATAGAGTATCACCTATTTATAATTTCATACGGACAGATTGTGCATCACATATTTATATGTTCTCATTATTTCATAAATTTGTCTACATAACACTTCAGATGAGAGAGAGGTTTGAATAGAGTACTTACTCACATATAAGCTCTTGGTGTTCAATAATATACTTGAGAAGAATCCGGAGAAACTGGCGTCTTTGCTTGAAGCTACTCTTTGCCCATACTTTTTGTGCCTTTCTTGCTTGAGCTACACGCTCCTTGACCTGACATTTACAAAGCGGAATATCCCAACAGTTGTAATATTTTTATCTCCACCGATTTTATCATTTGAACTTTGTTTGTGAATTCAAAATCAGGCACTACGTATGCAGGCACAAACTCAAGTTCATCACTTAATACCGAACAGAACAATAATCTACCCCGCTTAGAATTCAGGAAAGAGGAGTACAATATTGGAACTCCCTGTGCATTCAATTCACCAATCCCCAAATCCAAGCATGCATAACATGTCTCACCTCAATGGGTGTCAGTGCAGGGAAATATCCCAAGTATTTCATGGTTGCAGGCTCATAGCACTGAACCTTGGTCTCTGCTTGTGGTGTCCTTCCCCTCGGAGGTACCTGCACCGTAAAACCCCAATAAGAGGTACCCAATTGAGTGCTTGACACAATCACATTGACTACAACTCAGACGACAAGAACAAGTGCAAAGTGAAACAGATTTGAATGCAATTATAAGCCATTTAATTACTTCCAAAACTATAATTAGATCAGATTAAGCAATAAATGCGAAGAAACTAACTACAATAATGAACTGGAGAGAAATGCTTATAAAGATTACAAATTGTAGTAACAATTACAATCAAGGAAGCCAAAAAGCTTAGAGAAACTCACGTATATGAAACTGTTCTCCTGCGTCTGATTCCCATCATCCAACACTGCCATTGATCAAACCACGCCCAattaatcaatcaatcaatcaatcaatcatacaatctcgagagagagagaggagagagagaggggtagcAGCATACCATCAGAAGCATCGACTTCGATAGAAGGCACATTGGGGGGAATGAGCATCAAGAGGAACCTACAAACGGCGTAAGCGAATCCGAGGACGAAGAGAGCCCACCAAAACGCCATCGTTTCGAAGCAGAATACAAATCAAACGCCCTTACGCTGCAGAGAGAAGAAGACTGGAACAAAAAGTTGCAGTTGCGTTTTTCGGTTAcgaagaaaacaaaacgaaaaaaaaacaccaaaaagGCGACGGAGGATTTGGCTTTGGAGTTGGATCGAGCTTACTTGTTCACTGGGGCTCCTCTTCCACTTTCTTCGCCGGGAAATTTTGAGATGGACGGCTACGATGGCATCTTTGATCTGGTCAGGTAACCTCTATGATGTAGAGTGAGGACCGAGAGACTGGAGCGAGGGAGGAATGTTCCCGTGTATCCTGTAAATCACGTGTTAACCCGGTATGCCACGTGAGGTACTGAATTTTACTCTtatggaggcagattctctggcCTCCCATTTTCTGTGTcttttgtttgtgtggtcacggttaagtcacgtcaacatgttatattactattttttttgtcttattatttctataaaaaaataatataaaatgtttacGTAACTTAAcggtgaccacacaaaacaggagggtatGGAAAGTGAGAGGGTAGAAAATCTGCCTCCTACTCTTATTACCCCCGTTTACTTCCTCTACCACCCACGTTTTGGAAATTAAGAGAATATTATTTCCTAACAATCTACCATTAAAAAGACCCGTAAGAAATTTatcataatatttttttgaaattttttacgaTAATATTAAAGTTGTGATTCTACACATATATCATGCACTTAATAGTGCAACACAGTTAGATTAG is a window from the Malus domestica chromosome 16, GDT2T_hap1 genome containing:
- the LOC103403542 gene encoding aldehyde dehydrogenase 22A1; this translates as MAFWWALFVLGFAYAVCRFLLMLIPPNVPSIEVDASDVLDDGNQTQENSFIYVPPRGRTPQAETKVQCYEPATMKYLGYFPALTPIEVKERVAQARKAQKVWAKSSFKQRRQFLRILLKYIIEHQELICEISSRDTGKTMVDASLGEIMTTCEKITWLLSEGERWLKPEYRCCGRSMLHKRSKVEFHPLGVVGAIVSWNYPFHNIFNPMLAAVFSGNSIVIKVSEHASWSGCFYLRIIQSALAAVGAPENLVDVVTGFAETGEALVSSVDKIIFVGSPGVGKMIMKSAAENLTPVTLELGGKDAFIVCEDVDVEHVSQIAVRAVLQSSGQNCAGAERFYVHEKIYSSFVSQVSKIVKSVSAGPPLTGRYDMGAICLQEHSERLQYLVNDALDKGAKFVVRGSVGHIGEGAVDQFFPPTVIENVNHTMKLMQEEAFGPIMPIMKFSTDEEAVKLANDSKYGLGCAVFSGSQRRAKEIASQIHCGVAAINDFASTYMCQSLPFGGVKDSGFGRFAGVEGLRACCLVKSVVEDRWWPYIKTKIPKPIQYPVAENGFDFQESLVEALYGMNIWERLRALVNVLKILREQNSPGNNKRRDD